In Candidatus Nomurabacteria bacterium, the following proteins share a genomic window:
- the nusA gene encoding transcription termination/antitermination protein NusA: MFDLKVINSVLAELEEERGIPKERMIDAIEQSLATAYKKEFGKRGQIITADFDLNTGDVTFNQVKIVVDESMLKPEASEDEEEVEAEVEETESEEDTRVRFDEEKHIMINTARMIKKDVELGEELVFPLESKDEFGRIAAQTAKQVIVQKMREAEKEAAFAEFGQKAGDIVVGQVQRFERGNLYVDLGRVTALMPYEEQIPKERFKPGERIRAILLAVEETPRGIFLKLSRSHPDFLTGLFTIEAPELQTGAVEVKAVAREAGSRSKIAVYAQDQHIDPVGSMVGQRGVRVSTVMSELGGEKIDIIEWSPEPAEFIEDSLSPAEVMEIQIVSEPDEEAGERGHAIAIVSPDQQSLAIGRGGQNVRLAAKLTGWKIDIVSAQGGEELATADETGHVEIEAPADTPVGEDIDVLENEDATTTKEELSSDDEPTKDRDVNPDDEEFDEIDTPEEAEAELADTEDKK, from the coding sequence ATGTTTGACTTAAAAGTTATAAACTCGGTCTTGGCTGAACTTGAGGAAGAAAGAGGAATTCCTAAAGAAAGAATGATTGATGCGATCGAGCAGTCGCTCGCCACTGCCTACAAAAAGGAGTTTGGGAAGCGTGGGCAGATTATTACCGCTGACTTTGATCTGAATACTGGTGATGTTACTTTCAATCAGGTTAAGATCGTGGTTGATGAAAGTATGTTGAAGCCAGAGGCTAGTGAAGATGAAGAGGAGGTTGAGGCTGAGGTGGAAGAAACTGAAAGTGAAGAAGATACTAGAGTTCGGTTTGATGAAGAGAAGCACATAATGATCAATACTGCACGTATGATCAAGAAAGATGTTGAGTTGGGCGAAGAGTTGGTCTTCCCTCTTGAATCCAAAGATGAGTTTGGTCGAATTGCGGCTCAGACGGCTAAGCAAGTGATTGTGCAAAAAATGCGGGAAGCAGAAAAAGAAGCTGCTTTTGCTGAGTTTGGACAGAAAGCTGGCGATATCGTGGTTGGTCAGGTGCAGCGTTTTGAGCGCGGTAATCTATACGTGGATCTTGGTCGAGTGACTGCTCTCATGCCTTACGAAGAGCAAATTCCTAAAGAAAGATTTAAGCCGGGAGAGCGGATTCGCGCTATTTTGCTGGCTGTCGAGGAAACTCCGCGGGGTATTTTCTTGAAACTCTCACGTTCTCACCCTGATTTCCTTACTGGGCTATTTACCATTGAAGCCCCTGAGCTTCAGACTGGCGCTGTCGAGGTAAAGGCGGTTGCACGTGAAGCTGGTTCACGTTCTAAGATTGCTGTCTACGCTCAAGATCAACACATTGATCCGGTTGGTTCAATGGTTGGTCAGCGGGGTGTACGAGTATCAACTGTGATGAGTGAGTTGGGCGGTGAGAAGATCGATATCATCGAATGGTCACCAGAACCAGCTGAGTTTATTGAGGATTCATTATCACCAGCTGAGGTTATGGAGATTCAGATTGTGTCTGAACCTGATGAAGAAGCTGGTGAACGAGGACATGCGATTGCTATCGTTTCTCCTGATCAGCAGTCTTTGGCGATTGGTCGCGGTGGACAGAATGTTCGATTGGCGGCCAAGCTGACCGGTTGGAAGATTGATATTGTGTCAGCGCAAGGTGGCGAGGAACTGGCTACAGCAGACGAGACCGGGCACGTTGAGATTGAAGCTCCGGCTGACACTCCGGTTGGTGAGGACATTGATGTTTTGGAAAACGAAGATGCTACCACCACGAAAGAAGAGTTATCAAGCGATGATGAGCCAACTAAAGATCGTGACGTAAATCCTGATGATGAAGAGTTCGATGAGATTGACACACCGGAGGAGGCCGAAGCTGAATTAGCAGATACAGAAGATAAAAAATAA
- a CDS encoding inorganic diphosphatase, translating into MNLLHDIDPGNKEAMNVIVEIPKFSKNKYEIDKETGMIALDRVMHTAQDYPFDYGFVPQTLFDDGDALDVVLLTTYPLALGILVKARPVGIMEMVDGGERDDKVLAVPVDDPRFDEVRDLKDVNKHFVKEMTHFFETYKKVQNKEVSVGEWRGKEEAMQAFEKSREMYEADKTKA; encoded by the coding sequence ATGAATCTACTACATGATATAGACCCGGGAAATAAGGAAGCAATGAATGTTATTGTCGAAATTCCTAAATTTTCTAAGAACAAATACGAAATCGACAAAGAAACCGGTATGATCGCTCTTGATCGGGTGATGCACACAGCTCAGGACTACCCTTTTGATTATGGTTTTGTACCACAGACTTTGTTCGATGACGGTGATGCACTGGATGTAGTTTTGCTTACTACTTACCCACTGGCTCTGGGGATCTTGGTAAAGGCGCGTCCGGTCGGAATTATGGAAATGGTTGACGGGGGTGAACGTGACGATAAGGTGTTGGCGGTACCAGTAGACGACCCACGGTTTGATGAAGTACGAGATTTAAAAGACGTAAACAAGCACTTTGTCAAAGAAATGACTCACTTTTTTGAAACCTACAAGAAGGTGCAAAATAAGGAAGTGTCAGTCGGAGAGTGGCGTGGTAAAGAAGAAGCTATGCAAGCCTTTGAAAAGAGTCGCGAAATGTATGAGGCTGATAAAACCAAGGCGTAA
- a CDS encoding trigger factor: MSTHSHNHNIDFKTAFTVTNEEKSQVKITGEIPYEELAKERLAAIKSLGKNVEIDGFRKGHVPEAVLVKHIGEMAILTEMAERSISHMYPHILEEHKIDAIGYPKIEITKIAPENPLGFTATVAIIPEVGLPDYKKIATAHNAEKGSADVTDTELEDKIKDILRQKAAYERLQKKAAQKPDSTEVTDLPTPETVNKEDEELDIAELTDEVAKSLGQPGQFTDVADFKAKLREHLEIEKKREVAANHRAKLTDAIIEMSTIELPQILIDSELNQMFAQMEEDLKRSNLKMEDYLNHIKKTKEEIQKEWTPAAEKRAKLQLILNEIAKKEKIIPDAELVEKQVKELLEMYKDADEMRVRTYVGTILTNEAVLAMLEGRDDEKKEDNKDKKKKDKEESK; encoded by the coding sequence ATGTCTACACATTCACATAATCACAATATAGATTTTAAGACTGCTTTTACAGTCACTAACGAAGAAAAATCACAGGTAAAGATTACCGGTGAAATCCCTTATGAGGAACTGGCCAAGGAAAGATTAGCGGCTATTAAGTCACTAGGAAAAAATGTTGAAATAGACGGCTTTCGAAAGGGTCATGTACCCGAAGCTGTTTTGGTAAAACACATTGGTGAAATGGCTATTTTGACCGAAATGGCTGAACGTTCTATCTCCCACATGTACCCTCATATATTGGAGGAGCATAAGATCGACGCGATTGGTTACCCAAAAATCGAAATTACTAAGATTGCTCCCGAAAATCCACTGGGCTTCACGGCTACCGTAGCGATCATACCGGAGGTTGGGTTGCCTGACTACAAAAAAATCGCTACTGCTCACAATGCAGAGAAGGGGTCAGCTGATGTGACTGATACGGAGCTAGAGGACAAGATCAAGGATATACTGCGTCAAAAAGCAGCTTATGAGCGATTGCAGAAAAAAGCTGCTCAAAAGCCTGATTCGACCGAAGTAACCGACCTTCCTACTCCGGAAACTGTGAACAAGGAAGATGAAGAGCTTGATATTGCGGAATTAACCGACGAAGTAGCTAAATCGCTTGGTCAGCCGGGACAATTTACTGACGTGGCTGATTTCAAGGCTAAGTTGCGTGAGCATTTAGAAATAGAAAAAAAGCGTGAGGTAGCGGCAAACCATCGAGCAAAACTAACTGACGCTATTATTGAAATGAGTACTATCGAGTTGCCGCAGATCTTGATTGATTCTGAGCTCAACCAAATGTTTGCACAGATGGAAGAAGATTTGAAGCGGTCTAATCTCAAAATGGAAGATTATCTAAATCATATTAAGAAGACTAAAGAAGAAATCCAAAAAGAGTGGACTCCAGCCGCCGAAAAAAGAGCAAAACTACAACTAATCTTGAATGAAATTGCTAAAAAGGAAAAGATTATACCTGATGCGGAATTGGTAGAAAAGCAGGTAAAAGAATTATTGGAAATGTACAAAGATGCAGACGAAATGAGAGTTCGTACGTATGTCGGTACAATTTTAACCAACGAAGCAGTTCTGGCGATGTTGGAAGGAAGAGACGACGAAAAGAAAGAAGATAATAAAGATAAAAAGAAAAAGGATAAGGAGGAATCGAAATAA
- the clpP gene encoding ATP-dependent Clp endopeptidase proteolytic subunit ClpP, translating to MENKSQTEKIQSTLVPMVIEKTQGGERAFDIYSRLLKERIIFITGQIEDHMANLVVAQLLFLEAEDPKKDIIIYVNSPGGSVTAGMAIIDTMHHIKPDVATACVGMAASMGSMILSQGAKGKRYILPNAEVMIHQPMGGAYGQATDIDITAKHILKTRDRLNRMLAKATGQKLSKIEQDVERDFFMDAEEAKAYGLIDQIYK from the coding sequence ATGGAAAATAAATCACAAACAGAAAAAATTCAATCTACCTTGGTACCGATGGTAATCGAAAAAACCCAAGGTGGTGAGCGAGCTTTTGATATTTATTCACGCTTACTCAAAGAACGAATCATATTTATAACCGGTCAGATTGAAGACCATATGGCTAATCTGGTGGTGGCGCAGCTTTTGTTTTTAGAGGCTGAAGATCCTAAAAAAGACATAATTATCTACGTCAATTCCCCAGGCGGTAGCGTAACGGCGGGTATGGCTATTATCGACACGATGCACCATATCAAGCCGGACGTGGCGACAGCTTGTGTAGGTATGGCAGCTTCAATGGGTTCCATGATTCTTTCTCAAGGAGCTAAAGGCAAGCGCTATATTCTGCCAAATGCTGAAGTGATGATTCATCAGCCAATGGGCGGCGCTTATGGGCAGGCTACGGATATCGATATCACAGCCAAGCATATCTTGAAGACTAGAGATCGTTTAAACAGAATGTTGGCCAAAGCTACCGGTCAAAAACTAAGTAAAATTGAGCAAGATGTTGAACGAGACTTCTTTATGGATGCTGAGGAAGCTAAAGCGTATGGTTTGATAGATCAGATTTATAAATAA
- the rny gene encoding ribonuclease Y produces the protein MPSLTTVLMLIAILGLGIAAGYYLRYLQALSKKTSIEIEIKERLVEADKHAIEIIEKAEEKALVIEEEAKKERRSREEKLALKEEHLLKREDLFDNRQIDLDSQREALQSKIQEVKSIKLQLDERKNEIETKFEEVAGLSKDEAYNLIISKVEAERAEDLRQHIEKIDRLGTEKFEAEAQNILLAAIHRLGNNMPTNVMTSHVEIPSDDLKGKVIGKEGRNVRAFERATGVDVLIDETPGYIVLSSFDPIRREIARVALEALLKDGRIQPAKIEESVDNARKEVATIVRKMGEKATYDADVPNLHPDLVNIVGRLHFRTSYGQNVLWHSVEMAHIAAIIAEEVGADVAVARAGALLHDIGKTVSHEVAGTHVEIGIRILQKYGVDEKVILAMRAHHEEYPYETPESIIVQVADAISGGRPGARRDSIENYVKRLGDLETIATAIKGVDKAFAIAAGREVRVLVNPESLTDFETHTLARTIATNIESKLRYPGEIKVHVIRETRVISYAR, from the coding sequence ATGCCATCATTAACTACTGTGCTTATGCTCATTGCAATCCTTGGGCTAGGCATAGCTGCTGGCTACTATCTGCGCTATCTCCAGGCTCTGTCAAAGAAAACATCGATAGAAATAGAAATTAAGGAACGCCTAGTTGAAGCAGATAAGCATGCCATCGAAATAATCGAGAAGGCCGAGGAAAAAGCGTTAGTAATTGAGGAAGAGGCCAAAAAAGAAAGAAGGAGTCGAGAAGAAAAACTGGCTCTCAAAGAGGAACACCTTTTAAAAAGAGAGGATCTTTTTGATAATCGTCAGATTGATTTAGATTCACAACGTGAAGCTTTGCAAAGTAAAATCCAGGAAGTTAAAAGTATTAAACTTCAATTAGACGAAAGAAAAAACGAGATTGAAACTAAGTTTGAAGAAGTTGCTGGTCTATCTAAAGATGAGGCCTATAACTTAATTATCAGTAAAGTTGAAGCGGAACGGGCTGAAGATCTACGTCAACATATAGAAAAGATAGACCGCTTGGGTACAGAGAAGTTTGAGGCGGAAGCCCAGAATATTCTCCTGGCTGCTATTCATCGTCTTGGCAACAATATGCCTACTAATGTCATGACTTCGCACGTAGAGATTCCGAGTGATGACCTAAAAGGTAAGGTTATTGGTAAAGAAGGTCGTAATGTTCGAGCCTTTGAGCGAGCAACTGGAGTCGATGTTTTGATTGATGAAACACCCGGTTATATTGTTCTATCTTCTTTTGATCCGATTCGTCGTGAAATCGCTCGGGTTGCGCTTGAGGCTCTACTCAAAGATGGTCGTATCCAACCAGCTAAGATTGAAGAGTCAGTAGACAATGCCCGCAAGGAAGTGGCTACCATAGTAAGGAAGATGGGTGAAAAAGCCACTTATGACGCTGATGTGCCAAATCTTCACCCAGATTTAGTTAATATTGTCGGTCGGCTACATTTTCGTACTAGCTATGGTCAAAATGTGCTCTGGCATTCAGTGGAAATGGCTCATATTGCAGCGATTATTGCAGAGGAGGTGGGTGCTGATGTGGCGGTAGCTAGAGCGGGAGCTCTACTGCATGATATTGGTAAAACAGTCAGTCATGAGGTGGCAGGTACTCATGTGGAGATTGGTATTCGGATTCTACAAAAATACGGGGTTGATGAAAAAGTCATTTTGGCGATGCGAGCCCATCACGAAGAGTATCCATATGAAACCCCTGAGTCGATTATTGTTCAGGTGGCTGACGCCATCTCAGGGGGAAGGCCTGGGGCTAGACGTGACTCGATTGAAAATTATGTCAAACGCTTGGGAGATTTAGAGACCATTGCCACAGCCATCAAGGGGGTAGATAAAGCGTTTGCCATTGCCGCTGGACGGGAGGTGCGGGTTTTGGTAAATCCTGAGTCACTGACTGATTTTGAAACTCATACTTTAGCTCGCACTATAGCGACAAATATAGAATCAAAACTACGTTATCCTGGTGAAATCAAGGTCCACGTGATCCGTGAGACCAGAGTCATTAGTTACGCTAGATAA
- a CDS encoding prephenate dehydratase: MKIGVMGASGSFSEQAGEMYLKKHNLPEGVILPLVSAENVLNQLNEGLIERGVFPIENSNGGIVIEAVYAMAKYQFQIEEMFELDIHHTLLVKKGVTASQINSISSHDQALKQCRMYIKRKWPEVDIVPYADTAQAAIDLQAGLLPETTAIIAAKQCAKLYDLDIIEESIQDLKFNYTTFVVAKK; encoded by the coding sequence ATGAAAATTGGTGTAATGGGAGCTTCTGGCAGCTTTTCAGAGCAGGCCGGAGAGATGTATTTAAAGAAGCACAATTTACCTGAAGGGGTGATTTTGCCGCTTGTTTCAGCCGAGAATGTTTTGAATCAACTAAACGAAGGGCTCATTGAGCGCGGTGTATTTCCAATCGAAAATAGTAACGGTGGTATTGTAATCGAAGCCGTGTACGCTATGGCGAAATATCAGTTCCAGATTGAAGAAATGTTTGAACTCGATATCCACCACACTCTATTGGTAAAAAAGGGGGTTACCGCCTCACAAATAAACAGTATCTCTTCTCACGATCAAGCCTTAAAACAATGCCGAATGTACATAAAGCGTAAGTGGCCGGAAGTGGATATAGTGCCATATGCTGATACAGCGCAAGCTGCCATTGATTTACAGGCTGGCCTACTACCAGAAACAACCGCCATCATCGCCGCCAAACAATGCGCTAAACTCTACGACTTAGATATTATTGAAGAGTCAATTCAAGATCTAAAATTTAATTACACAACTTTTGTCGTGGCGAAAAAGTAA
- a CDS encoding HU family DNA-binding protein, producing the protein MNKADIISAVHEVLGSTKADAERAVDKVFSSIEAAMKDGDAVSIAGFGIFEAKLRAKREARNPRTGETVMVPAMRVPKFRAAKALKDSVK; encoded by the coding sequence ATGAATAAAGCAGACATCATCAGTGCCGTACATGAAGTACTTGGTTCAACAAAGGCTGATGCAGAGCGCGCAGTTGATAAAGTTTTTAGCAGTATTGAAGCAGCCATGAAAGATGGTGACGCTGTATCAATCGCTGGCTTCGGTATATTTGAAGCTAAGCTTCGAGCTAAGCGTGAAGCTCGTAATCCACGAACTGGTGAAACAGTTATGGTGCCAGCAATGCGAGTGCCAAAGTTCCGAGCTGCTAAGGCTCTAAAAGACTCAGTTAAATAA
- a CDS encoding cupin domain-containing protein codes for MNAFNNFQSATWAEMKDRVLTPMKGEQPIQMVKSDATALSLIFDQSGDKPFGASLIRFAAGEKVGLHTHVGSHILVVTYGLGILTYLDTKIDLKAGLIYLIPSNVPHAIDALSELVIIAIGNDFRAEGSKSRLTLVGEDDE; via the coding sequence ATGAACGCATTTAATAATTTTCAATCAGCTACTTGGGCAGAGATGAAGGATAGGGTACTAACACCGATGAAAGGCGAGCAACCAATTCAAATGGTAAAGAGTGATGCAACAGCATTGTCGTTAATTTTTGACCAAAGCGGCGATAAACCCTTTGGTGCTAGCTTGATACGCTTTGCCGCTGGTGAAAAAGTCGGTCTTCATACTCATGTTGGATCGCATATTTTGGTGGTGACATACGGTCTTGGTATTTTGACTTATCTTGATACCAAGATTGACTTGAAAGCCGGTCTTATATACTTGATTCCCAGTAATGTACCACATGCCATTGATGCTTTATCAGAGTTAGTAATTATAGCTATTGGCAACGACTTTAGAGCAGAAGGAAGTAAAAGTAGGTTAACTTTAGTAGGAGAAGATGATGAATAA
- a CDS encoding TrmB family transcriptional regulator yields MEYQEILQTLGLAKNEAKIYETLIRRGNSSVSTISEKSGVHRRNVYDSLNRLMEKGLVIEVVDSKENIYQAVEPRKLQEILAEKTKQLEAALPSLDKLYFSTPSEYRVQTYRGKEGWKQYMRDILLVEKPFYSIAAQGAWLDERVTNFIPGFLTGLKKKKIKMYHLFDYEVKAASHPIIQHVGKHYKFLPKKYATTSGIDIFGDRVNIMHHQYLGQVGEVDEIMFTVIQNQNLADSFRTWFQYMWDFCPEIKD; encoded by the coding sequence ATGGAATACCAAGAAATACTACAGACATTAGGCTTAGCCAAAAATGAAGCCAAGATTTACGAGACTTTGATTCGTCGCGGAAATTCTTCGGTTAGTACAATATCTGAAAAATCAGGGGTACATAGACGCAACGTCTATGATTCTTTAAATCGTCTTATGGAAAAAGGATTAGTTATTGAAGTAGTAGATTCCAAAGAAAACATTTATCAAGCAGTCGAACCTAGAAAATTACAAGAAATTTTAGCCGAAAAAACCAAGCAACTTGAAGCCGCCCTCCCCTCTCTCGATAAACTTTACTTTAGTACGCCATCTGAATACCGAGTACAAACCTACCGTGGCAAGGAGGGTTGGAAACAATACATGAGAGACATACTGCTGGTAGAAAAGCCTTTCTATTCAATTGCTGCTCAAGGAGCCTGGCTTGATGAACGAGTAACCAACTTCATCCCCGGATTTCTCACCGGGTTAAAGAAAAAGAAAATAAAAATGTATCATTTATTTGATTATGAAGTAAAAGCAGCTAGCCACCCGATTATTCAGCATGTAGGTAAACATTATAAGTTTTTACCAAAAAAGTACGCCACTACTTCCGGTATCGATATCTTTGGCGACCGAGTAAATATCATGCACCATCAATATCTCGGTCAAGTCGGTGAAGTTGATGAGATCATGTTTACTGTTATTCAAAATCAAAACCTAGCCGACTCTTTCAGAACCTGGTTTCAGTACATGTGGGACTTTTGTCCTGAGATTAAAGACTGA
- a CDS encoding NUDIX domain-containing protein produces MKKDFTCVGSVYLLLIKDNKILLGRRFKTGFMDGFYGVPAGHIENAETAKEGCARETKEEIGIDIKPEDLEVVHVMYRDNKKDVRVDFFMTTKSYKGEIKNCEPHKCDGLDWFDLDNLPDNTIDFMKAGIENYRNNITYSEFGW; encoded by the coding sequence ATGAAAAAAGATTTTACTTGCGTCGGTTCAGTATACTTACTGTTAATTAAAGACAATAAGATTCTATTAGGGCGTCGTTTCAAAACCGGTTTTATGGATGGGTTTTATGGAGTTCCCGCTGGACACATAGAGAACGCCGAAACAGCCAAGGAAGGCTGTGCCAGGGAAACAAAAGAAGAAATTGGAATTGATATAAAACCAGAAGATCTGGAAGTGGTTCATGTGATGTATAGGGATAATAAGAAAGATGTACGTGTAGATTTTTTTATGACCACAAAATCATACAAGGGCGAGATAAAAAACTGTGAGCCACATAAATGTGATGGTCTTGATTGGTTTGATTTAGATAATTTACCAGACAACACAATTGACTTCATGAAAGCCGGTATTGAAAATTATAGGAATAATATTACTTATTCAGAGTTTGGATGGTAA
- a CDS encoding NUDIX hydrolase, giving the protein MKTDINKEPSFRGTGEDIPHEGAEIIERNAINAVVCNPKTGRYMLLKWKDLPWIAFVSGGIEKGQTAEEAVRTEVKQETGYINLKLISVLPRYNALFWHGGKKVN; this is encoded by the coding sequence ATGAAAACAGACATTAACAAAGAACCATCATTCAGAGGAACTGGAGAAGACATTCCCCACGAAGGTGCGGAAATAATTGAAAGAAATGCCATCAACGCTGTCGTTTGTAACCCAAAAACAGGTAGATATATGCTATTAAAATGGAAAGATCTACCTTGGATAGCTTTTGTTTCAGGTGGAATTGAAAAAGGACAGACTGCCGAAGAAGCGGTCAGAACTGAAGTCAAGCAGGAAACCGGTTACATAAACCTTAAACTCATAAGCGTATTACCTCGCTACAATGCCTTGTTTTGGCACGGAGGAAAAAAGGTGAATTGA